One genomic window of Danio rerio strain Tuebingen ecotype United States chromosome 24, GRCz12tu, whole genome shotgun sequence includes the following:
- the nrros gene encoding transforming growth factor beta activator LRRC33 precursor (The RefSeq protein has 2 substitutions compared to this genomic sequence) has product MPVCGCLSVVLSHAVVLLMLVLHSASGHPQTFPCRLIQRVALCSGRQLSVIPDCLPHETEEIFFDRNLLENLQDGLSRYPFLRMFSCANNQLMTVAETAFIESHLLENLNLANNELHHGHKQVAQAFRSLTQLKTLDLSGNGLSEDMVSVLVANLSSLESLYLSRNGMQRLDESTFRDLHQLKELNVERNLLFEISGAFDHMKKLQRLNLAFNCLPCLVNFEMTQLLVLNASHNSIEWFITNQNLTETFQLETLDLSDNHLLFFPFLPTNNQIRTLLLSNNRVGFYQHLANSTSSNWTTSVDYYNLGQNISNITMDLWNENLHGNLSSVEFLDLSENKVNYFPQGFIKQMPQLYWLKLRSNCLQSFSLTSEDLPVTIYELDVSRNRLTEIKASQTSKNKLNNLTHLNLSTNDLQNFPPMIFTSLPNLNTLDLSHNTVDVCYSSNYMGLSGCVEWSSMASLKQLYLADCSIQNVPSSAFKGTSLTHLELSNNPNLHLKQQSLKGLANTLQHLGIGNTGLQDFDFSPYTNLKSLNISRNSLSKLPDSLMALNLKLLDLRDNSLTTIKSEHASLLAKKLQTVYMNGNAFNCCHLDWFRTFGENKGIHVADLSEITCLDLNYRRHKVVLTDAVYCGFTNNNKESVVWYILLFVTVSVSIMGISVIYMLTFKPRMLPRVIKKKCWRPTSY; this is encoded by the exons ATGCCGGTGTGCGGTTGCCTGTCCGTCGTGCTCAGTCACGCTGTGGTGCTGCTTATGCTGGTCCTGCATTCAGCTTCAGGACATCCACAGACCTTCCCCTGCAGACTG ATCCAAAGTGTAGCTCTGTGCAGCGGTCGTCAGCTCTCCGTCATACCAGACTGTTTACCACATGAAACTGAGGAGATCTTCTTTGACAGGAACCTTTTGGAAAATCTTCAAGATGGTCTTTCAAGATATCCTTTTCTAAGGATGTTCAGCTGTGCAAACAATCAGCTAATGACGGTGGCTGAGACTGCATTCATTGAATCACATCTTTTAGAAAACCTCAATTTGGCCAACAATGAACTTCATCATGGCCACAAGCAAGTGGCCCAGGCCTTTCGCTCTTTAACCCAACTAAAGACCCTTGATCTTTCGGGGAATGGGCTGTCGGAGGACATGGTGTCTGTACTGGTAGCAAATCTATCCTCACTTGAATCCCTTTACTTGTCCCGGAATGGAATGCAAAGGCTGGATGAGTCCACATTCAGAGACCTCCATCAGCTTAAAGAGCTGAACGTTGAGAGGAACTTACTGTTTGAGATCAGTGGGGCGTTTGATCATATGAAAAAACTCCAGAGGCTGAATCTGGCTTTCAACTGCTTGCCCTGTTTGGTGAACTTTGAGATGACTCAACTGCTGGTCCTAAACGCCAGCCACAATTCCATCGAGTGGTTCATAACCAATCAGAATTTGACTGAAACCTTTCAACTGGAGACGCTGGATCTCTCTGACAACCACTTGCTCTTTTTTCCGTTCCTTCCGACCAACAACCAAATACGAACTTTACTGTTGTCCAACAATCGAGTGGGTTTTTATCAACACTTAGCAAATAGCACATCTTCAAACTGGACAACTAGTGTGGACTACTACAACTTAGGGCAAAATATAAGCAACATTACCATGGATCTCTGGAACGAGAACCTTCATGGTAACCTTTCCTCTGTTGAGTTTTTGGACCTGAGTGAAAACAAGGTGAACTATTTCCCTCAGGGATTCATTAAACAGATGCCCCAACTTTACTGGCTGAAGCTCAGAAGTAACTGTTTACAGTCTTTCAGTTTGACTTCAGAAGATCTACCAGTCACCATCTATGAACTAGACGTTAGCCGAAACAGGCTAACTGAGATCAAAGCAAGCCAAACCTCTAAAAACAAGTTAAACAATCTCACGCATCTAAATCTGAGTACTAATGACCTTCAGAACTTCCCACCAATGATTTTTACAAGTCTACCAAATCTTAACACACTAGATCTCAGTCACAACACTGTGGATGTGTGTTATTCGTCAAACTACATTGGTTTATCAGGATGTGTCGAGTGGTCCAGTATGGCCTCGCTGAAACAGCTTTACCTTGCCGATTGTAGCATTCAAAATGTGCCATCTTCAGCGTTCAAAGGCACATCCCTAACCCATCTCGAACTTTCCAACAATCCAAACCTACACCTCAAACAGCAATCTCTGAAAGGCCTTGCAAACACTTTGCAGCATTTAGGAATTGGCAACACCGGTCTTCAAGACTTCGACTTTTCTCCGTACACCAACTTGAAATCTTTAAACATCTCTAGAAACTCACTATCAAAACTCCCCGATTCTCTAATGGCATTAAACCTGAAGCTTCTGGACTTGAGGGATAACTCCTTGACAACCATCAAGTCAGAACATGCTAGCTTGTTAGCAAAGAAACTGCAGACTGTTTATATGAACGGAAATGCCTTCAACTGTTGCCATTTAGACTGGTTCAGGACTTTCGGAGAGAACAAAGGCATCCATGTGGCAGACCTCTCTGAGATTACATGTTTGGACTTAAACTACAGACGTCACAAGGTTGTGCTTACGGATGCCGTTTACTGTGGCTTCACCAATAACAACAAGGAGTCTGTTGTGTGGTATATCCTTTTGTTTGTAACAGTCAGTGTTTCCATCATGGGTATTTCTGTTATTTACATGCTCACCTTTAAGCCAAGAATGTTGCCCCGTGTTATTAAAAAGAAATGCTGGAGGCCAACTTCTTATTGA